CCTTCATTCACCAAACCTTCATTCATCAATGTTGCATATTCTTCGGCATTCACCATTTTTGTAATACGGTTGATTTGTGTAATACCGAACTCACCGGAGAAAGAAACTTTAGCTTTACCGGAATTACCACGTTTTGTAGTCACAAGGATAACTCCGTTCGCTCCACGTACACCATAAACGGCAGTAGCAGATGCATCTTTCAATACGGAAATACTTTCTATTTCGTCCGGGTCGATTTGTGAAAAGTCACGTTCGATGCCATCTACCATAATCAACGGAGAAGCATCGTTCACCGTAGCACGGCCACGAATATAGAGTGCGGCAGCGTCTTCACCGGGACGTCCGCTGGTTTGACGTGTTACCAGTCCGGGAATACGTCCTGTCAGACTGTTTGTGACACTGGAAGTAGGACCTTGTTTCAGTTCCCGATTGCCCACAGCAGAAATAGATCCGGTAACCGATACCTTTTTCTGTTGCCCATAAGCTACAACCACTACTTCGTCCAAGGTTTGTGTGTCATCATGGAGTCTTACGGTAAGTGTCTTTCCATCTTTGGGAACGGTAACTTCCACAGTTTTCATTCCTATCATTGAAATAGCAATAATAGCCTTGTTACTGGTTACCTTTAATGTGAATTTGCCGTCAAGATTTGTAATTGTTCCATTACTGGGTTGTCCTTTTTCTACCACATTGGCACCAATTAATGGTTCGCCGGCGGCATCTGTAACAACACCTCTTACGGTTTCTTGTGCTTGCGCTCCTATGAACCATAAGCTCATTAGTAGCATTAATATATACCATTTTTTCATATTATACGATTTTTAGATTGTTATCTCCAACCGGGATTCTGTACTAAATTTGTATTTAACTGCATTTCTGAGTAGGGGATAGGAGAATAATACATCTTTGTATTAAATTTCCTTTGTCCGTCGACAACAAACTCATGTGTGGACACAACTCCATTATCTTGCCGCTCTATTCTGAATCCCATTAGTGGCTGGTTCAAATCTTTTTCGGCTGTTTTCCATCTTCTCAAGTCAAAATAGCGTTGATCTTCGAATGCCAGTTCAACCCGTCTTTCATTTCTTATTTTCTTTGTCATTTCCGTTTGAGAAGTTGTAGTGTATGGGACTGTTATTCCTGCACGTGTTCTTACTTTATTCAAAGCTTCGAGAGCTGTCCACCCCAAATCGGCTGCATCATTCGGTCCGTATGCTTCGTTCATGGCTTCGGCGTATAGCAAATAGATGTCTGCCAAGCGAATGACAGGGAAGTAGTGGTAGGTACTCGTTATTGTTTGAGCTGACAGATTTATATTCGTATCAAGGAATTTGCGTAAATAATAACCTGTAACGGTAGAACGAAGATTGACTTTGCCGATAGCATCCTGACTGTTGGGGTCGCTGATGTCGATTGCTCCTCTTGCTCCCAAAATACTTCCGTCACGAACGATCGTAACATCAAAACGAGGATCCATATTCTCGAATCGGGTATCTGATTGCATATCGTTGGCACTACCATCCTTCTTCTCGAAAGCGCATACCAGATTATGGGAAGGACAAGTACCTCCCGAACCCAACAGTGAAGGAGGGTAATTGTAAAGTTCCAGCATATAGTTTTTTGGATTTCCGGTATATACTATATATTCAGTATTTTGGTTTGGCTGTATGATAAACAGTTTTTCAAAGTTTGGGTATAAATACAATTTACTCGGAGCAAGGTCAATTACGGTTTTCAAAGCTTTAGCAGCAAGTTTCCACCTTTCTTGTACGTTTCCGTCAGTATAGCCGAGTATCGGATTTTGTACATTGTTGAATAATGGACTCGCTGCGTACGCCAGCGTTTTTGCCTTAATAGCCAACGGGCATGTACTGGCTGATAAAAAACCAAAACCACGATATTGATTGGTGATATAATTGTAGCGCGTAAATATTTCGCTGGCTTCATTGCATAAATTTACAATATAATCGACGCAATCGCTGAAATTATTGCGGGGTAATGTTATAATCTCTTTATCATCAAGAGTATATGTCTTTTTCACGAGCGGAACTCCTCCATACCTTTTGATTAACTCGAAGTAATAGAGTGCACGGACCGATTTACTCTCTGCTATGGCCAGTTCTTTATAACTTTCAACTTGTGCATCTGTCCAACCTGCATTGTTTTGTAGGAGAGGAATGTACTGCTCGAAATAAAGTGTACGCCGGATACCGATGTATAAATCGGCCCAACGGTTTTCTATCGGACTAATTTCGGTTGCGTATCCTTGTCCCAGTTTATACATTGCATTGGCGGGGTCTACATAAGCACCGTCATCTGTAGACGCGTCGAGGAATGCTGTATAGTTGCTTTGGTATCCATTGGGCATGGAAACGTAAACGCTATTCAGCATTTGGATTGTTTTGTTATAATCAATAAATGTCTCTTCCGGTTGCCAGTATTCATAAGGTTGTTGGTCCAGATAGTCGCATGAAGAAACTGCAAGAGCAATACAACCTGTTATGAGTATATGTTTAATCGTTCTCATAGTTAATTAAAATTTAATGTTTATTCCGGCGCTGAATGAGCGTTGGAGCGGATAAGCGACGCCATTGCCATAGGCCTCCGGGTCAATAACGTCTAGTTTATCAAATGTGAGCAGGTTCTGGCCATTTAAGAAGATACGGAGTTCTTCAAGACCGATGGAACGGACCACTTTGGTTGGTAGATTATACGACAGTTCTACATTCTTTAGTCTTAGATAAGAGGCGTCCCGTTGCCAATAGGTAGACGAAAGACTGTTGTTGCTTGAACCCGCAGCTTTAGTTGTAAATCTTGGGTTGTTGACAGAAGGGTTTTCCGGTGTCCATCTATTTCTTTGGTGTTCATACATATTTCCGTTATTGTAGAATGCAAACGCTGTGTATGAAGATAGCATTTTAGATACTTTAGCTGCCCCTTGGAATAGCACGGACAGAGAAAATCCTTTATAGCTTCCTCCAAGACTGAAGCCATAGAACACTTGAGGAACATCCGTGTATCCGTAACGTACCCGATCTTTTTCATCTATCTTACCGTCTCCGTTGATATCTTTATATCGTATGTCTCCGGGAACGACGCTGTTCAATGTGTGAACAGGAGCTGCCGCAATTTCTTCATACGATTGGAAAATACCATCGGCAATATAGACTAGTGAAGTACCATAAGGGTGTCCTTTGGAATACATATAGTCATACGGTTGCAAGGCTTCGTCCATATCAATGACTTTGTTTTTGCTGTATGAAATGTTACCACTAAGGAAATATGTGAAATCTTTACCTATGTTATCTTTCCAGTTTAGGCTACCTTCCAAACCTTTGGTTTCCATTTTCCCGATATTCTTGCCTGGCATATAGATAGTAGTATATCCCAACATGGATGAAAATGTGGAGGGAATGGTGTATACACCGGTGCGACGATCCTTCCAAATGTCGAATGTTGCGTTCAGACGATTAGAGAACATTCCTAAGTCTGCCCCTAGATTTATTTGAGTAGATTTC
The nucleotide sequence above comes from Bacteroides caccae. Encoded proteins:
- a CDS encoding RagB/SusD family nutrient uptake outer membrane protein, producing MRTIKHILITGCIALAVSSCDYLDQQPYEYWQPEETFIDYNKTIQMLNSVYVSMPNGYQSNYTAFLDASTDDGAYVDPANAMYKLGQGYATEISPIENRWADLYIGIRRTLYFEQYIPLLQNNAGWTDAQVESYKELAIAESKSVRALYYFELIKRYGGVPLVKKTYTLDDKEIITLPRNNFSDCVDYIVNLCNEASEIFTRYNYITNQYRGFGFLSASTCPLAIKAKTLAYAASPLFNNVQNPILGYTDGNVQERWKLAAKALKTVIDLAPSKLYLYPNFEKLFIIQPNQNTEYIVYTGNPKNYMLELYNYPPSLLGSGGTCPSHNLVCAFEKKDGSANDMQSDTRFENMDPRFDVTIVRDGSILGARGAIDISDPNSQDAIGKVNLRSTVTGYYLRKFLDTNINLSAQTITSTYHYFPVIRLADIYLLYAEAMNEAYGPNDAADLGWTALEALNKVRTRAGITVPYTTTSQTEMTKKIRNERRVELAFEDQRYFDLRRWKTAEKDLNQPLMGFRIERQDNGVVSTHEFVVDGQRKFNTKMYYSPIPYSEMQLNTNLVQNPGWR